The Monomorium pharaonis isolate MP-MQ-018 chromosome 5, ASM1337386v2, whole genome shotgun sequence genome includes a window with the following:
- the LOC105830535 gene encoding uncharacterized protein LOC105830535 isoform X1: protein MSKMCEPTTIKTKSLENYQQTSKRVPSKEVVLFGKDHIVEVTLKEKVKSQKHISPVANFSPAQKAEKKMPISKDNKTPKNWGNVFRKQNLEYITKEKSPKRNEEAKKNINSKKPQKSTVRHSVKSGQKHLTSLPCSCSSILVRDSAVQCSGIFNFNKFAEFNPVHMLYLVKQLKDLVNKKDKRTCEIFTEMEQILQKIPDQETEVESNAIPLKEPNKKKAMPYESFILQEQEKLKSEILKRDERLKEVDKKYSELAFHAKTLAQQLEEITQKKNDIISVLRQENESNESKIIDLKADLKEQTELAQKNFIDNKYLTMELDKLITLSSYKDAQIINYQNTIKGLQNQIARQLKTINEIRKEGSTSPQTSLIHTGHACSSPTSSFSEDSGKSWRDLSNISSVDSVHEENIILNENAPSKDFEFVSLLEGESSHSVLTDQNEVTNDKGIIMQNNTVPYQSMNTKNVMAKKSFHHSKTSHNKENDIYKTRKFTKLKEKQNDNTKNLFLNASKILENITSTKLIVSGIKKQDDTQNRKPVSVPSPLREYPHPPDWSDSSLPSISTVSNLDLVPSNDV, encoded by the exons ATGAGTAAAATGTGTGAACCCACAACTATCAAGACTAAAAGTTTAGAAAACTATCAACAAACTTCGAAG CGAGTCCCTTCCAAGGAAGTTGTACTATTTGGCAAAGACCATATTGTAGAAGTCACATTGAAAGAAAAGGTTAAAAGTCAGAAACATATCTCGCCTGTTGCAAATTTTAGTCCTGCACAGAAAGCTGAGAAGAAAATGCCTATATCTAAGGATAATAAAACTCCAAAAAATTGGGGTAATGTCTTTAGAAAACAGAATCtagaatatattacaaaagaaaaatctcCCAAGCGTAATgaagaagcaaaaaaaaacataaattctaaaaagcCACAGAAAAGTACAGTCAGACATTCt GTGAAATCAGGTCAGAAACATTTGACATCATTACCATGCTCATGTTCATCGATTCTTGTTCGGGATTCTGCTGTACAATGTTctggaatatttaatttcaataaatttgctGAATTCAATCCAGtacatatgttatatttagtaaaacaGTTAAAAGATTTAGTTAATAAGAAGGATAAAAGAACTTGTGAAATCTTTACTGAAATGGAacaaatattgcagaaaataccg GATCAAGAAACTGAAGTAGAATCCAATGCAATTCCATTAAAGGAACCTAACAAAAAGAAGGCCATGCCGTATGAGTCATTCATATTacaagaacaagaaaaattgaaaag TGAAATTCTAAAGCGAGATGAACGGCTGAAGGaagttgataaaaaatactcagAGCTAGCATTTCATGCTAAGACGCTTGCTCAACAATTGGAGGAAATAACTCagaaaaaaaacgatataATATCAGTGCTAAGGCAAGAAAATGAAAGCAATGAAagcaaaattatagatttaaagGCAGATCTAAAAGAGCAAACAGAACttgcacaaaaaaatttcattgacaataaatatttaacaatggAACTAGATAAGCTTATAACATTATCTTCTTATAAAGAtgcacaaattattaattatcaaaatacaataaa aGGATTACAAAATCAGATTGCAAGACAATTAAAAACCATAAATGAAATACGTAAAGAAGGAAGCACAAGTCCTCAGACATCGTTAATCCACACAGGACACGCATGTTCATCTCCTACCTCAAGTTTTTCTGAAGACTCCGGTAAATCTTGGCGcgatttatcaaatatttcttcagTAGATTCCGTTcatgaagaaaatattattttaaacgaaaaTGCGCCCAGTAAAGATTTTGAATTTGTTAGTTTACTTGAGGGGGAATCGTCACATTCTGTATTGACAGATCAAAATGAAG ttacGAACGATAAAGGAAtcataatgcaaaataatactGTTCCTTACCAAAGTATGAACACGAAGAATGTGATGGCAAAAAAATCTTTCCATCATTCAAAGACGAGTcacaataaagaaaatgacATATACAAAACAAGAAAGTTTACAAAACttaaggaaaaacaaaatgataacaccaaaaatttgtttcttaatGCATCAAAAATTCTGGAAAACATTACCTCCACCAAATTAATAGTTTCTGGCATAAAAAAGCAAGACGATACGCAAAATAGAAAACCTGTTAGTGTACCCAGTCCATTACGGGAGTATCCACATCCTCCTGATTGGAGCGACAGTAGTTTACCTAGCATTAGTACAGTCTCGAACTTGGACTTGGTACCCTCAAAcgatgtttaa
- the LOC105830535 gene encoding uncharacterized protein LOC105830535 isoform X2: protein MPISKDNKTPKNWGNVFRKQNLEYITKEKSPKRNEEAKKNINSKKPQKSTVRHSVKSGQKHLTSLPCSCSSILVRDSAVQCSGIFNFNKFAEFNPVHMLYLVKQLKDLVNKKDKRTCEIFTEMEQILQKIPDQETEVESNAIPLKEPNKKKAMPYESFILQEQEKLKSEILKRDERLKEVDKKYSELAFHAKTLAQQLEEITQKKNDIISVLRQENESNESKIIDLKADLKEQTELAQKNFIDNKYLTMELDKLITLSSYKDAQIINYQNTIKGLQNQIARQLKTINEIRKEGSTSPQTSLIHTGHACSSPTSSFSEDSGKSWRDLSNISSVDSVHEENIILNENAPSKDFEFVSLLEGESSHSVLTDQNEVTNDKGIIMQNNTVPYQSMNTKNVMAKKSFHHSKTSHNKENDIYKTRKFTKLKEKQNDNTKNLFLNASKILENITSTKLIVSGIKKQDDTQNRKPVSVPSPLREYPHPPDWSDSSLPSISTVSNLDLVPSNDV from the exons ATGCCTATATCTAAGGATAATAAAACTCCAAAAAATTGGGGTAATGTCTTTAGAAAACAGAATCtagaatatattacaaaagaaaaatctcCCAAGCGTAATgaagaagcaaaaaaaaacataaattctaaaaagcCACAGAAAAGTACAGTCAGACATTCt GTGAAATCAGGTCAGAAACATTTGACATCATTACCATGCTCATGTTCATCGATTCTTGTTCGGGATTCTGCTGTACAATGTTctggaatatttaatttcaataaatttgctGAATTCAATCCAGtacatatgttatatttagtaaaacaGTTAAAAGATTTAGTTAATAAGAAGGATAAAAGAACTTGTGAAATCTTTACTGAAATGGAacaaatattgcagaaaataccg GATCAAGAAACTGAAGTAGAATCCAATGCAATTCCATTAAAGGAACCTAACAAAAAGAAGGCCATGCCGTATGAGTCATTCATATTacaagaacaagaaaaattgaaaag TGAAATTCTAAAGCGAGATGAACGGCTGAAGGaagttgataaaaaatactcagAGCTAGCATTTCATGCTAAGACGCTTGCTCAACAATTGGAGGAAATAACTCagaaaaaaaacgatataATATCAGTGCTAAGGCAAGAAAATGAAAGCAATGAAagcaaaattatagatttaaagGCAGATCTAAAAGAGCAAACAGAACttgcacaaaaaaatttcattgacaataaatatttaacaatggAACTAGATAAGCTTATAACATTATCTTCTTATAAAGAtgcacaaattattaattatcaaaatacaataaa aGGATTACAAAATCAGATTGCAAGACAATTAAAAACCATAAATGAAATACGTAAAGAAGGAAGCACAAGTCCTCAGACATCGTTAATCCACACAGGACACGCATGTTCATCTCCTACCTCAAGTTTTTCTGAAGACTCCGGTAAATCTTGGCGcgatttatcaaatatttcttcagTAGATTCCGTTcatgaagaaaatattattttaaacgaaaaTGCGCCCAGTAAAGATTTTGAATTTGTTAGTTTACTTGAGGGGGAATCGTCACATTCTGTATTGACAGATCAAAATGAAG ttacGAACGATAAAGGAAtcataatgcaaaataatactGTTCCTTACCAAAGTATGAACACGAAGAATGTGATGGCAAAAAAATCTTTCCATCATTCAAAGACGAGTcacaataaagaaaatgacATATACAAAACAAGAAAGTTTACAAAACttaaggaaaaacaaaatgataacaccaaaaatttgtttcttaatGCATCAAAAATTCTGGAAAACATTACCTCCACCAAATTAATAGTTTCTGGCATAAAAAAGCAAGACGATACGCAAAATAGAAAACCTGTTAGTGTACCCAGTCCATTACGGGAGTATCCACATCCTCCTGATTGGAGCGACAGTAGTTTACCTAGCATTAGTACAGTCTCGAACTTGGACTTGGTACCCTCAAAcgatgtttaa